The following are encoded together in the Bradyrhizobium genosp. L genome:
- a CDS encoding nitrate reductase, with protein MTAVDPALRAVRTTCAYCGVGCGVLATPDGQGGAAISGDPEHPANFGRLCSKGSALGETLGVSDRLLHPMIRCGEAMQRVDWSDALDHVAHRFQHIIARDGPGAVAFYLSGQLLTEDYYVANKLMKGFVGSANVDTNSRLCMASSVAGHRRAFGADTVPGCYEDLDEADLLVFVGSNAAWCHPVLFQRMLANKQKRGARFVVIDPRRTDTAEDADLFLGVRPGTDSALFNGLLVHLADNGALDRDYIERYTSGFDDVLARARGMASSVAATALATGLTEQDVAAFFKMFAATPRVVTLYSQGVNQSAQGTDKVNAIVNCHLATGRIGKVGASPFSLTGQPNAMGGREVGGLANQLAAHMGFTPPDIDRVRRFWKAPRIATHEGLKAVQMFEAIGRGEIKALWVMGTNPVVSLPDADAVREALKKLDLFVVSENVLANDTVAAGPHVLLPAHAWGEKSGTVTNSERRISRQRAFLPGAGEAKPDWWILSEVAKRLGFGAAFAYQSAADIFREHAALSAFENNGARDFDIGGLKAVSDDGFDAMAPVQWPLRLNAQPQERFFAEGGFYAADRKARFVAPEIPALRSETNPARPLRLNTGRIRDQWHTMTRTGMSPRLGAHLPEPFVEVHPDDALKYGVADGGFARITTDYGQCTLRVVISERQQRGMLFAPIHWSAATATGARVGALVAPFTDPFSGQPETKATPAAIAPYEYVFRGFVLSRTPLELPEHAWVARVAVTGGYGYLFADNADLKSWQAWMHRAVGDEVAEYNDFGGGVYRAAAFAEDRIAACLFIGPAGDAGDWNVVKNLFASDALDDSQRRMLLSGKAADGVASTGPIVCACFGVGRDTICNAIAAGARSPAEIGAKLKAGTNCGSCIPEMKRLIAQVPADAAEPALAAAN; from the coding sequence ATGACCGCCGTCGATCCCGCCCTCCGCGCCGTCAGAACCACCTGCGCTTATTGCGGCGTCGGCTGCGGCGTGCTGGCGACGCCGGATGGGCAGGGTGGTGCCGCGATCTCCGGCGATCCCGAGCATCCCGCCAATTTCGGCCGGCTGTGCTCCAAGGGCTCGGCGCTCGGCGAGACGTTGGGAGTGAGCGACCGGCTGCTGCATCCGATGATCCGCTGCGGCGAGGCGATGCAGCGGGTCGACTGGAGCGATGCGCTCGATCATGTCGCGCACCGCTTCCAGCACATCATCGCGCGCGACGGTCCCGGCGCGGTGGCGTTCTATCTCTCCGGCCAGCTTCTGACCGAGGATTATTACGTCGCCAACAAGCTGATGAAGGGATTTGTCGGCAGCGCCAATGTCGATACCAATTCGCGGCTGTGCATGGCCTCCTCGGTCGCCGGCCATCGCCGCGCCTTCGGCGCCGACACCGTGCCCGGCTGCTACGAGGATCTCGACGAGGCGGACTTGCTGGTGTTCGTCGGCTCCAATGCGGCGTGGTGCCATCCGGTGCTGTTCCAGCGCATGCTGGCCAACAAGCAAAAGCGCGGCGCCCGCTTCGTCGTGATCGATCCGCGCCGCACCGACACGGCAGAGGACGCTGATCTCTTCCTCGGCGTGAGGCCCGGCACCGACAGCGCGCTGTTCAACGGCCTCTTGGTCCACCTCGCCGACAACGGCGCGCTCGATCGGGATTACATCGAACGGTACACTTCCGGCTTCGACGACGTGCTGGCGCGGGCGCGCGGCATGGCCAGCAGCGTCGCTGCGACCGCGCTCGCGACCGGCCTCACCGAGCAGGATGTCGCGGCGTTCTTCAAGATGTTCGCGGCAACACCGCGCGTGGTTACCCTGTATTCGCAGGGCGTCAATCAATCGGCACAGGGCACCGACAAGGTCAACGCCATCGTCAACTGCCATCTGGCCACGGGGCGGATCGGCAAGGTCGGTGCCTCGCCTTTCTCGCTGACCGGCCAGCCCAACGCGATGGGCGGCCGCGAGGTCGGCGGCCTCGCCAACCAGCTTGCTGCCCATATGGGCTTCACGCCGCCCGACATCGACCGCGTCAGGCGGTTCTGGAAGGCGCCGCGGATCGCGACCCATGAAGGGTTGAAGGCGGTGCAGATGTTCGAGGCGATCGGCCGTGGCGAGATCAAGGCGCTGTGGGTGATGGGCACCAATCCGGTGGTGTCGTTGCCGGACGCAGACGCCGTGCGCGAGGCACTGAAGAAGCTCGATCTGTTCGTCGTCTCCGAGAATGTGCTCGCCAACGACACCGTCGCGGCGGGGCCGCATGTGCTGCTGCCGGCGCACGCCTGGGGCGAGAAATCGGGCACCGTGACCAATTCCGAGCGGCGGATCTCGCGGCAGCGCGCCTTCCTGCCCGGGGCCGGGGAAGCCAAGCCCGACTGGTGGATATTGAGCGAGGTCGCCAAGCGGCTCGGCTTCGGCGCGGCGTTCGCTTATCAGTCGGCCGCGGATATCTTCCGCGAGCATGCCGCGCTCTCGGCGTTCGAGAATAATGGCGCGCGCGATTTCGACATCGGCGGATTGAAAGCGGTCTCCGACGACGGCTTCGATGCAATGGCCCCGGTGCAATGGCCGTTGCGGCTGAACGCGCAGCCGCAAGAGCGCTTCTTCGCCGAGGGCGGCTTCTACGCCGCCGACCGCAAGGCGCGCTTCGTCGCACCCGAGATTCCGGCGCTGCGCAGCGAGACCAATCCGGCGCGGCCGCTGCGGCTCAATACCGGCCGCATCCGCGACCAGTGGCACACCATGACGCGCACCGGCATGAGCCCGCGGCTGGGCGCGCATCTGCCCGAGCCGTTCGTCGAGGTGCATCCCGACGACGCGTTGAAATACGGCGTCGCCGACGGCGGCTTCGCGCGCATCACCACGGACTATGGCCAGTGCACGCTGCGCGTCGTCATCAGCGAGCGCCAGCAGCGCGGCATGCTGTTCGCGCCGATCCACTGGAGCGCGGCGACCGCGACCGGCGCGCGTGTCGGCGCGCTGGTCGCGCCGTTCACCGATCCGTTCTCGGGCCAACCCGAAACCAAGGCGACGCCGGCTGCGATCGCGCCCTATGAATACGTGTTCCGCGGCTTCGTGCTGTCGCGCACACCGCTCGAATTGCCGGAGCATGCCTGGGTCGCACGCGTCGCGGTCACCGGCGGCTACGGCTATCTGTTCGCCGACAATGCCGACTTGAAGAGCTGGCAGGCATGGATGCACCGAGCCGTCGGCGATGAGGTTGCCGAGTACAATGATTTCGGCGGCGGCGTCTATCGCGCCGCGGCCTTCGCGGAGGACCGTATCGCGGCGTGCCTTTTCATCGGTCCCGCGGGCGATGCCGGCGACTGGAACGTGGTGAAGAATCTGTTCGCATCGGATGCACTCGATGACAGCCAGCGCCGTATGCTGCTGTCGGGCAAGGCGGCGGACGGCGTGGCGAGCACGGGTCCCATCGTCTGCGCCTGCTTCGGTGTCGGCCGCGACACGATCTGCAACGCAATCGCGGCAGGTGCGCGGTCGCCGGCCGAGATCGGCGCGAAGCTCAAGGCCGGTACCAATTGCGGCTCCTGCATTCCCGAGATGAAGCGGCTGATCGCGCAGGTGCCGGCCGATGCTGCCGAGCCGGCGCTGGCTGCGGCGAACTGA
- the urtB gene encoding urea ABC transporter permease subunit UrtB — translation MFGDYSLSDLGAILAMQGFAGLILFSVYVLMALGLAIIFGQMGVINMAHGEFMILGAYVTWMTSTTVQHYAPSLFPGYFFIAMILAFIASGALGMLVEWALIRHLYKRPLDTLLATWGLSLILQQAYRSIFGAREVGVELPDWMMGSWQATDSIQIPINGMFVMALTILITIAVAYVLFWSKWGKQVRAVVQNRVMAGAVGINTEKVDCYTFGLGCGIAGIAGSAFTMIGSTGPTAGQLYIVDTFLVVVFGGAASLLGTIASAFSISQTQSTLEFFLSGSMAKVITLLTIVGILMVRPQGLFALKVRK, via the coding sequence ATGTTCGGCGACTATTCGCTCAGCGATCTCGGCGCCATCCTTGCGATGCAGGGATTTGCCGGGCTCATCCTGTTCTCCGTCTACGTGCTGATGGCGCTCGGACTTGCCATCATCTTCGGCCAGATGGGCGTCATCAACATGGCCCATGGCGAGTTCATGATCCTCGGCGCCTACGTCACCTGGATGACCTCGACCACGGTGCAGCATTACGCACCCTCGCTGTTTCCCGGCTATTTCTTCATCGCGATGATCCTGGCGTTCATCGCCTCCGGCGCGCTCGGCATGCTGGTCGAGTGGGCGCTGATCCGCCATCTCTACAAGCGCCCGCTCGATACGCTGCTGGCGACCTGGGGCCTCAGCCTGATCCTGCAGCAGGCCTATCGCTCGATCTTCGGCGCACGCGAGGTCGGCGTCGAGCTGCCCGACTGGATGATGGGTTCCTGGCAGGCGACGGATTCAATCCAGATTCCGATCAACGGCATGTTCGTGATGGCGCTGACCATCCTGATCACGATCGCGGTCGCCTATGTGCTGTTCTGGTCGAAATGGGGCAAGCAGGTCCGCGCCGTGGTGCAGAACCGCGTGATGGCGGGCGCCGTCGGCATCAACACCGAGAAGGTCGACTGCTACACGTTCGGCCTCGGCTGCGGCATCGCCGGCATCGCCGGAAGTGCCTTCACCATGATCGGCTCGACCGGGCCGACCGCGGGCCAGCTCTACATCGTCGACACCTTCCTGGTCGTCGTGTTCGGCGGCGCCGCCTCGCTGCTCGGCACCATCGCCTCCGCCTTCTCGATCTCGCAGACCCAGTCGACCCTGGAGTTCTTCCTGTCGGGCTCGATGGCCAAGGTGATCACGCTGCTCACGATCGTCGGGATCCTGATGGTGCGGCCGCAGGGGCTGTTCGCGCTCAAGGTCCGCAAATAA
- a CDS encoding SMP-30/gluconolactonase/LRE family protein codes for MMYLEAPPQLIPTELFSAMPAEFRRKVASEWADANRPGAVTDCFIEGPSFDSAGNLYIVDIPFGRIFRIALDKSWSLAAEYDGWPNGLKIDARGRILIADYRHGLMELDAGSGKVTPVLRSRNSESFRGCNDLHIASNGDIYFTDQGQTGLHDPTGRVYRLRASGQLDCLIDTGISPNGLVLDPHEKVLFVAMTRDNAVWRMPLMKDGSVSKVGRFCSLFGPSGPDGMTMDSAGRLFVAHASLGHVFVFAPNGECIARIESCAGQSCTNVAIGGDKRDRLYITESVTGSVLVADIGGLDR; via the coding sequence ATGATGTATCTGGAAGCACCGCCCCAACTGATCCCGACCGAACTCTTCTCCGCCATGCCAGCCGAATTCCGCCGCAAGGTGGCGAGCGAATGGGCCGATGCCAACCGACCCGGCGCAGTGACGGATTGCTTCATCGAAGGCCCGTCGTTCGATTCAGCGGGCAATCTCTATATCGTCGACATTCCGTTCGGCCGCATCTTCAGGATCGCGCTCGACAAGTCCTGGTCGCTGGCCGCAGAATATGACGGCTGGCCGAACGGGCTGAAGATCGACGCCAGGGGCCGCATCCTGATCGCCGACTACCGGCACGGGCTCATGGAGCTCGATGCGGGGTCCGGCAAGGTCACGCCGGTGCTGCGCTCGCGCAATTCGGAATCGTTCCGCGGCTGCAACGATCTGCATATTGCATCCAATGGCGACATCTATTTCACCGACCAGGGCCAGACCGGCCTGCACGATCCGACCGGCCGGGTCTACCGGTTGCGCGCGAGCGGCCAGCTCGACTGCCTGATCGACACCGGCATCAGCCCGAACGGCCTGGTGCTCGATCCGCACGAGAAGGTGCTGTTCGTCGCGATGACCCGTGACAACGCGGTCTGGCGTATGCCCTTGATGAAGGACGGCAGCGTCTCCAAGGTCGGACGTTTCTGCTCGCTGTTTGGACCGAGCGGGCCCGACGGCATGACGATGGACAGTGCGGGGCGGCTGTTCGTGGCGCACGCCTCGCTCGGCCATGTCTTCGTGTTCGCGCCGAACGGCGAATGCATCGCGCGGATCGAGTCCTGCGCCGGGCAGAGCTGCACCAATGTCGCGATCGGCGGCGACAAGCGCGACCGGCTTTACATCACGGAGTCGGTAACGGGCTCGGTGCTGGTGGCTGATATCGGCGGGCTGGATCGATAG
- the urtA gene encoding urea ABC transporter substrate-binding protein: protein MSDEPKPGLKSPLRRKLLMGMAALPAISMLPRPSFADVPATSAVNTTGLAVTDSEVTVGILHSVTGTMAISETGSVEAEKLAIEQINAAGGVLGRKIKFIQEDGASDWPTFAEKAKKLLVNDKCAAVMGCWTSASRKAVLPVFEQYNGMLYYPTFYEGLEQSKNVIYTGQEATQQIIAGLDWVNKTKGAKSFYLLGSDYIWPRTSNKIARKHIEGHLQGCKVVGEEYFPLGSTQFNSVINKIKLTKPDVIYAIIVGGSNVAFYKQLKAAGIDLSKQTLLTISVTEDEIDGIGGENIAGAYACMKYFQSLDNPNNKAFVPAFKKMWGEKTVIGDVTQAAYLGPWLWKLTAEKAGSFDIDKIAAASPGVEFKGAPEGYVRIHENHHLWSKTRVGRAKADGQYELIYETADLVEPDPFPKGYQ from the coding sequence ATGTCAGACGAACCGAAACCAGGCCTCAAGTCTCCGCTCCGCCGCAAGCTCCTGATGGGAATGGCCGCGTTGCCGGCTATTTCAATGTTGCCGCGCCCCTCCTTTGCGGACGTTCCCGCAACCTCCGCGGTCAACACGACGGGCCTTGCAGTCACTGATAGCGAAGTCACCGTCGGCATCCTCCACTCCGTCACCGGCACCATGGCGATCTCCGAGACCGGATCGGTGGAGGCCGAGAAGCTCGCGATCGAGCAGATCAACGCCGCCGGCGGCGTGCTCGGCCGCAAGATCAAGTTCATCCAGGAAGACGGCGCCAGCGACTGGCCGACCTTCGCGGAAAAGGCCAAGAAGCTCTTGGTCAACGACAAGTGCGCCGCCGTGATGGGCTGCTGGACCTCGGCCTCGCGCAAGGCGGTGCTGCCGGTGTTCGAGCAGTACAACGGCATGCTGTACTACCCGACCTTCTACGAAGGCCTCGAGCAGTCCAAGAACGTGATCTACACCGGCCAGGAGGCGACCCAGCAGATCATCGCCGGCCTCGATTGGGTCAACAAGACCAAAGGCGCCAAGAGCTTCTATCTGCTCGGCTCCGACTACATCTGGCCGCGCACCTCGAACAAGATCGCGCGCAAGCACATCGAAGGCCATCTGCAAGGCTGCAAGGTGGTCGGCGAAGAGTACTTCCCGCTCGGCTCGACCCAGTTCAATTCGGTCATCAACAAGATCAAGCTGACCAAGCCCGACGTGATCTACGCGATCATCGTCGGCGGCTCCAACGTCGCCTTTTACAAGCAGCTCAAGGCGGCCGGCATCGATTTGTCGAAGCAGACGCTGCTGACGATCTCGGTCACCGAGGACGAGATCGACGGCATCGGCGGCGAGAACATCGCGGGCGCCTATGCCTGCATGAAGTACTTCCAGTCGCTCGACAACCCGAACAACAAGGCCTTCGTGCCCGCCTTCAAGAAGATGTGGGGCGAGAAGACCGTGATCGGCGACGTCACCCAGGCTGCCTATCTCGGCCCGTGGCTGTGGAAGTTGACCGCGGAGAAGGCGGGCTCCTTCGACATCGACAAGATCGCGGCGGCCTCGCCCGGCGTCGAGTTCAAGGGCGCGCCGGAAGGCTATGTGCGGATCCACGAGAACCATCATCTGTGGTCGAAGACCCGCGTCGGCCGCGCCAAGGCCGACGGCCAGTACGAGCTGATCTACGAGACCGCCGACCTGGTCGAGCCGGATCCGTTCCCCAAGGGTTACCAGTGA
- a CDS encoding response regulator transcription factor: MTIDPKKRDVALVVDDSPETLRLLTDALDGAGMTVMVALDGASAMRIVEQITPDIVLLDAVMPGIDGFETCRRLKRDAGLDGVPIIFMTGLAETEHIVRGLEAGGVDYVTKPIVVEEMLARIRVHLANARMTQSARAALDVSGRYLLAVNSTGKLLWATPQAQRLLSETLADADDDFVLPDPMPQWLDQAQKGKAAAKTATMASFPGNEQLRLQYMGKLGPNEFLLRLAKDTSGDMPAEFSSELGLTTREGEVLSWLSKGKTNRDIAQILGLSPRTVDKHLEQIYSKLGVENRTAAAAIAVNAKNRKG; this comes from the coding sequence ATGACCATTGACCCCAAGAAACGCGACGTCGCGCTTGTCGTCGACGACTCTCCCGAGACGCTGCGGCTTCTGACCGACGCTCTCGACGGCGCCGGCATGACCGTCATGGTCGCGCTCGACGGCGCGTCGGCGATGCGGATCGTCGAGCAGATCACGCCCGACATCGTGCTGCTCGACGCCGTGATGCCCGGCATCGACGGCTTCGAGACCTGCCGGCGGCTGAAGCGCGACGCCGGGCTCGACGGCGTGCCGATCATCTTCATGACCGGGCTCGCCGAGACCGAGCACATCGTGCGCGGACTGGAGGCCGGCGGCGTCGACTATGTTACCAAGCCGATCGTGGTTGAGGAGATGCTGGCGCGCATCCGCGTCCACCTTGCCAACGCCCGGATGACGCAGAGCGCGCGCGCCGCGCTCGACGTCTCCGGCCGCTATCTGCTGGCCGTCAACAGCACCGGCAAGCTGCTATGGGCGACGCCGCAGGCGCAGCGCCTGCTCTCGGAGACGCTGGCGGACGCCGACGACGATTTCGTGCTGCCCGATCCGATGCCGCAATGGCTCGACCAGGCGCAGAAGGGCAAGGCGGCGGCGAAGACCGCGACCATGGCGTCGTTTCCCGGCAACGAGCAGTTGCGCCTGCAGTATATGGGCAAGCTCGGCCCCAACGAATTCCTGCTACGGCTCGCCAAGGACACCTCCGGCGACATGCCCGCCGAATTCTCCAGCGAGCTCGGCCTCACCACCCGCGAGGGCGAGGTGCTGTCCTGGCTTTCCAAGGGCAAGACCAACCGCGACATCGCGCAGATCCTGGGCTTGAGCCCACGCACCGTCGACAAGCATCTGGAGCAGATCTATTCCAAGCTCGGCGTCGAGAACCGCACCGCCGCCGCGGCGATCGCGGTGAATGCGAAGAACCGGAAGGGATGA
- a CDS encoding hybrid sensor histidine kinase/response regulator, translating to MAGRQRIDRVRRQYNQWVANQTLEDYALRFTAKSARRWSAARVANTALGAISFLALEAIGGTITLNYGAVNASAAILVVSVIIFLCGLPIAYHAAKCGIDIDLLTRGAGFGYIGSTITSLIYASFTFIFFAIEAVILASALDMCFGIPRPIGYLISAVVIIPLVIYGITLISRFQLWTQPLWIILHIMPFAAIAWANPHSFSEWRKFAGDHGDTTGHLDLLLFGTAASVVFALVAQIGEQVDFLRFLPRDRRTSRKAWWIALLGAGPGWIVLGALKLLAGSFLAFFALSHGVSPEHAAEPASMYLEAFRYVLSQPELALSLTGTFVILSQVKINVTNAYAGSIAWSNFFSRLTHSHPGRVVWLVFNVVVALLLMEIGVYKALEQTLALYSNVAIAWVGALVADLVINKPLGLRPQHIEFKRAHLYDINPVGVGAMTIATIVSISAFYGLFGPTAKALSAFVALAVAFITAPLIAWATDGKYYIARKPKRSWQNLEQIQCCICEHSFEPEDMASCPAYAGPICSLCCSLDARCHDLCKPHARVGAQVSDALGKVLPQPIYARINSQLGHYLGVFVVSAGLVGLVLGLIYLQTSTTTHAGPWLSAVLLKVFFALTLIIGVVAWLFVLAQQSRRAAEQETRRQTTLLIQEIDAHKRTDAALQRAKEVAESANLAKSRYVVGLSHELRSPLNAISGYAQLLEQDNSLPTRPRDQVRVVRRSADHLSGLIDGILDISKIEAGRLYLSRDEVRLNDFLDQLVGMFRLQAAAKGIDFVFKRPPVLPVVVYADEKRLRQILINLLSNAIKFTQAGCVQFVVHYRSPVAEFEVIDTGPGIQPDDLERIFAPFERGALGVTQPQTGTGLGLTISRLLAGVMGGDIKVTSTVGTGSTFRVKLLLSEVTNPRRDAPVDAPVYGYHGPRKTILITDDDPTHRDLLREVLAPLGFILLSAPDGPGCLALAQHCRPDLFLLDISMAGMDGWTVAETLRSAGHHQARILMISASALEAHGAPLAQPFHDGYLMKPIDIPRLLETIRQLLKIEWQYEADQTPLPPWKPDAASRPPVKHVEELIALGQLGYVRAIQLKLDEIGNELPEQAEFVAEMRALIDRFDLDQYMATLKTLHSYDH from the coding sequence GTGGCAGGGCGGCAGCGGATAGACCGCGTCAGGCGCCAGTACAATCAGTGGGTCGCCAACCAGACGCTGGAAGACTACGCGCTGCGCTTCACCGCCAAGAGCGCGCGGCGCTGGTCCGCCGCCCGCGTCGCCAATACCGCGCTCGGCGCGATCTCGTTCCTGGCGCTGGAGGCGATCGGCGGCACCATCACGCTGAACTACGGCGCCGTGAACGCTTCCGCCGCGATCCTGGTCGTCAGCGTCATCATCTTCCTGTGCGGACTGCCGATCGCCTACCACGCCGCGAAATGCGGCATCGACATCGATCTCCTGACCCGCGGCGCCGGCTTCGGCTATATCGGCTCGACCATCACCTCGCTGATCTACGCCTCCTTCACCTTCATCTTCTTCGCGATCGAGGCCGTGATCCTGGCGAGCGCGCTCGACATGTGCTTCGGGATTCCGCGCCCGATCGGCTATCTGATCAGCGCGGTCGTGATCATCCCGCTGGTGATCTACGGCATCACGCTGATCAGCCGCTTCCAGCTCTGGACCCAGCCGCTGTGGATCATCCTCCACATCATGCCGTTCGCGGCGATCGCCTGGGCCAATCCACACTCCTTTTCTGAGTGGCGCAAATTCGCCGGCGATCACGGCGACACCACCGGCCATCTCGACCTCCTGCTGTTCGGCACTGCGGCCTCCGTGGTGTTTGCGCTGGTGGCGCAGATCGGCGAGCAGGTCGACTTCCTGCGCTTCCTGCCGCGCGACCGCCGCACCTCGCGCAAGGCGTGGTGGATCGCCCTGCTCGGCGCCGGGCCCGGCTGGATCGTGCTCGGCGCGCTGAAACTGCTCGCGGGCTCGTTCCTCGCCTTCTTCGCGCTCAGCCACGGCGTCTCGCCGGAGCATGCCGCCGAGCCCGCCAGCATGTATCTCGAGGCGTTTCGCTACGTGCTGTCTCAGCCTGAACTCGCGCTGTCGCTGACCGGCACTTTCGTCATCCTGTCGCAGGTCAAGATCAACGTCACCAACGCCTATGCCGGCTCGATCGCCTGGTCGAACTTCTTCTCGCGTCTCACCCACTCGCATCCGGGCCGCGTGGTGTGGCTGGTGTTCAACGTCGTCGTCGCGCTGCTGTTGATGGAGATCGGGGTCTACAAGGCGCTGGAGCAGACGCTCGCGCTCTATTCCAACGTCGCGATCGCCTGGGTCGGTGCGCTGGTCGCCGACCTCGTCATCAACAAGCCGCTGGGCTTGCGGCCGCAACATATCGAGTTCAAGCGCGCGCATCTCTACGACATCAACCCGGTCGGCGTTGGCGCGATGACGATCGCCACCATCGTATCGATCAGCGCGTTCTATGGCCTGTTCGGCCCGACCGCGAAGGCGCTGTCGGCGTTCGTCGCGCTCGCGGTCGCCTTCATCACGGCACCGCTGATCGCGTGGGCGACCGACGGCAAATACTACATCGCGCGCAAGCCGAAGCGGAGCTGGCAGAACCTCGAGCAGATCCAGTGCTGTATCTGCGAGCATTCGTTCGAACCGGAGGACATGGCCTCCTGCCCGGCCTATGCCGGCCCGATCTGCTCGCTGTGCTGCTCGCTGGACGCACGCTGCCACGATCTCTGCAAGCCGCATGCGCGGGTCGGCGCACAGGTGTCGGACGCGCTGGGCAAAGTATTGCCGCAGCCGATCTACGCCCGCATCAACTCCCAGCTTGGGCATTATCTCGGCGTGTTCGTGGTCTCGGCCGGCCTCGTCGGGCTGGTGCTCGGCTTGATCTATCTGCAGACGTCGACCACCACGCACGCCGGTCCATGGCTGAGTGCCGTGCTGCTGAAGGTGTTCTTTGCGCTGACCCTGATCATCGGGGTGGTCGCGTGGCTGTTCGTGCTGGCGCAGCAGAGCCGGCGCGCGGCGGAGCAGGAAACACGGCGGCAGACCACGCTGCTGATCCAGGAGATCGACGCCCACAAGCGCACCGACGCCGCGCTCCAGCGCGCAAAAGAAGTCGCGGAATCCGCCAACCTCGCCAAGAGCCGCTATGTCGTCGGCCTCAGCCACGAGCTGCGCTCGCCGCTGAACGCGATCTCCGGCTATGCGCAATTGCTGGAGCAGGACAACAGCCTGCCGACACGGCCGCGCGATCAGGTCCGCGTGGTCCGCCGCAGCGCCGATCATCTGTCCGGGCTGATCGACGGCATCCTAGATATCTCCAAGATCGAGGCCGGACGCCTGTATTTGTCACGCGACGAGGTGCGGCTGAACGATTTCCTCGATCAGCTGGTCGGCATGTTCCGCCTGCAGGCGGCAGCCAAAGGCATCGACTTCGTGTTCAAGCGGCCGCCGGTGCTGCCGGTCGTGGTCTATGCCGACGAGAAGCGGCTGCGGCAGATCCTGATCAATCTGCTCTCCAACGCGATCAAGTTCACGCAGGCCGGATGCGTGCAATTCGTGGTGCATTACCGCAGCCCGGTCGCCGAGTTCGAGGTGATCGACACCGGACCGGGCATCCAGCCCGACGATCTCGAACGCATCTTCGCGCCCTTCGAGCGCGGCGCGCTCGGCGTCACGCAGCCACAGACCGGCACCGGCCTCGGCCTCACCATCAGCCGCCTGCTCGCGGGCGTGATGGGCGGCGACATCAAGGTGACCTCGACCGTCGGGACCGGCTCGACATTCCGCGTCAAGCTGCTGCTGTCGGAAGTGACCAACCCGCGCCGCGATGCGCCGGTCGACGCTCCGGTCTACGGCTATCACGGCCCGCGCAAGACCATTCTGATCACCGACGACGACCCGACCCATCGTGATCTCTTGCGCGAGGTGCTGGCGCCGCTCGGCTTCATCCTGCTCAGCGCACCCGACGGCCCCGGCTGCCTGGCGCTGGCGCAGCACTGCCGGCCCGATCTGTTCCTGCTCGACATCTCCATGGCCGGCATGGACGGCTGGACCGTCGCCGAGACCCTGCGCTCGGCCGGGCATCACCAGGCGCGCATCCTGATGATCTCGGCGAGCGCGCTGGAAGCCCATGGCGCGCCGCTGGCGCAGCCGTTCCATGACGGCTATCTCATGAAGCCGATCGATATCCCGCGGCTCCTGGAAACCATCCGGCAGCTGCTGAAGATCGAATGGCAATACGAAGCGGATCAGACGCCATTGCCGCCATGGAAACCGGATGCCGCCTCGCGCCCGCCGGTGAAACATGTCGAGGAGCTGATCGCGCTCGGCCAGCTCGGCTATGTCAGGGCGATCCAGCTCAAGCTCGACGAGATCGGAAACGAGCTGCCGGAGCAGGCCGAATTCGTCGCCGAGATGCGGGCCCTGATCGACCGCTTCGATCTCGACCAGTACATGGCGACGCTGAAGACATTGCACAGCTATGACCATTGA